In Halovivax gelatinilyticus, the following are encoded in one genomic region:
- a CDS encoding beta-CASP ribonuclease aCPSF1, producing MSTDDTTHDDLLTRVRNEVSDQLDVTDVQYEGPNLVIYSTTPREFAEDGDILGRLARTLRKRLTIRPAEGTQSSRSEAEAIIHDTVPDEAEIKNVDFHPSVGEAIIEAEKPGLVIGRRGETLREITQEVGWQADVVRTPPMESTTVSNVRNYLKQERGERRDFLRRVGESIHGQPQNDVDWVRVTTLGCCREVGRASFVLHTPNTRILIDCGDKPGAEGEVPYLHAEEAMPLTDLDAVVLTHAHLDHSALLPLIFKYGYDGPIYTTEPTRDLMGLLTLDYLDVAAKEGRKPPYESEQVREAIKHTIPVQYGNVTDIAPDIKLTLHNAGHILGSAIAHFHVGSGDHNVVFSGDIHYEPTRLFNGAVNDFPRAESMIMESTYGRKNDYQTETAESEANVHQIIRETYDQGGTVVIPAFAVGRSQELMLVLEEAMAEGEIPTMPVYLDGMIREATAIHTAYPEYLRDGLRDRILHEDDNPFVADQFQQVDGGDEMREEIASDDPSVILSTSGMVTGGPIMSWLELLGPNPDNTLLFVGYQAEGTLGRRIQSGRREMELTGSNGRTSRVTLSMRIESVSGFSGHADRAGLEAFVKEMNPRPERILCVHGDEQATNHLSSALYQKFDVRTHQPKNLETFRLL from the coding sequence ATGAGCACCGACGACACGACACACGACGATCTACTCACTCGCGTCCGCAACGAGGTCTCCGATCAACTGGACGTGACCGACGTTCAGTACGAGGGACCAAATCTCGTCATCTATTCGACGACGCCCCGGGAGTTCGCCGAGGACGGCGACATCCTCGGTCGGTTGGCGCGCACGCTACGCAAACGACTGACGATCCGTCCGGCAGAGGGCACGCAATCGAGTCGCTCCGAAGCCGAGGCGATTATTCACGATACCGTCCCCGACGAAGCCGAGATCAAAAACGTCGACTTTCACCCTTCGGTCGGCGAAGCCATCATCGAGGCGGAGAAGCCGGGCCTCGTAATCGGCCGACGCGGTGAGACGTTACGCGAAATTACCCAGGAAGTCGGCTGGCAGGCCGACGTCGTCCGAACGCCGCCGATGGAGTCGACGACGGTCTCGAACGTCAGAAACTACCTCAAGCAAGAGCGCGGGGAACGACGCGACTTTCTTCGACGCGTCGGGGAGTCGATTCACGGCCAGCCCCAGAACGACGTCGACTGGGTTCGAGTGACGACGCTCGGCTGCTGTCGCGAGGTCGGACGAGCCAGCTTCGTCTTGCACACGCCGAACACGCGCATCCTCATCGATTGTGGCGACAAGCCCGGCGCGGAAGGCGAAGTGCCCTACTTACACGCCGAGGAGGCGATGCCGCTAACAGACCTCGACGCAGTCGTCCTGACCCACGCCCACCTGGATCACAGCGCGTTGCTCCCGCTCATTTTCAAGTACGGCTACGACGGGCCGATCTACACGACGGAACCGACGCGCGACCTGATGGGGCTGCTCACCCTCGACTATCTGGACGTCGCCGCGAAAGAGGGTCGGAAGCCGCCGTACGAGTCAGAACAGGTGCGAGAGGCGATCAAGCACACGATCCCGGTCCAGTACGGGAACGTCACGGACATCGCCCCGGACATCAAACTCACGCTCCACAACGCCGGTCACATTCTGGGAAGCGCGATCGCTCACTTCCACGTGGGATCCGGCGATCACAACGTCGTTTTCTCGGGCGACATCCACTACGAACCCACGCGCCTGTTCAACGGCGCAGTCAACGACTTCCCGCGCGCCGAGTCGATGATCATGGAGTCGACGTACGGTCGGAAAAACGACTACCAGACGGAGACGGCAGAAAGCGAGGCGAACGTCCACCAGATAATTCGGGAGACCTACGACCAGGGCGGAACGGTCGTGATCCCCGCATTCGCGGTGGGTCGGTCACAGGAGTTGATGCTCGTGTTAGAAGAGGCGATGGCCGAGGGCGAGATCCCCACGATGCCGGTCTACCTGGACGGCATGATCCGCGAGGCGACGGCGATACACACGGCCTATCCCGAGTACCTGCGCGACGGGCTCCGCGATCGGATCCTCCACGAAGACGACAATCCGTTCGTCGCAGATCAGTTCCAGCAGGTCGACGGCGGAGACGAGATGCGAGAAGAGATCGCGAGCGACGACCCCTCGGTGATCCTCTCGACGTCGGGGATGGTGACCGGCGGACCGATCATGTCGTGGCTGGAATTGCTCGGGCCGAATCCGGACAACACGCTCCTGTTCGTCGGCTACCAGGCCGAAGGGACCCTCGGAAGACGAATCCAGAGCGGACGGCGGGAGATGGAACTCACCGGGAGCAACGGTCGGACGTCGCGCGTGACCCTGTCGATGCGCATCGAGTCGGTGAGCGGATTTTCCGGCCACGCCGACCGGGCGGGGCTCGAAGCCTTCGTCAAGGAGATGAACCCGCGACCGGAGCGGATCCTCTGTGTCCACGGCGACGAGCAGGCGACGAATCACCTCTCCTCGGCGCTGTATCAGAAGTTCGACGTCCGGACCCACCAGCCGAAGAACCTCGAAACGTTCCGGCTCTTGTAA
- a CDS encoding DUF7344 domain-containing protein gives MDWEEFEDSLGSSHSRVQSSSYDEVFDILSNRYGRYALYYLAHEPRSTLAEITDFVTGFWAMESASIATPSTRERVQIQLYHVVLPKLDDIDYIDFDVETLTIRKADVHPAVNTMLGIEH, from the coding sequence ATGGACTGGGAGGAGTTCGAAGACAGTCTCGGATCAAGCCACTCGCGAGTGCAATCGTCGTCGTACGACGAAGTCTTCGACATCCTCTCGAACCGCTACGGCCGGTACGCGCTGTACTACCTCGCACACGAACCCCGGTCGACGTTGGCCGAGATCACGGACTTCGTCACCGGGTTCTGGGCCATGGAGTCAGCATCGATCGCGACCCCCTCGACGCGAGAACGTGTTCAGATTCAGCTCTACCACGTTGTGCTCCCGAAACTCGACGACATCGATTACATCGACTTCGACGTCGAGACGCTCACGATCAGGAAGGCCGACGTTCACCCGGCGGTCAACACCATGCTTGGAATCGAACACTGA
- a CDS encoding DUF5786 family protein → MGFGSYDESEQQQPDVGDEDETGTTVDVHENDHDGEMSVETGASTDDLLGQLQEIKDNKE, encoded by the coding sequence ATGGGTTTTGGAAGCTACGACGAGTCGGAGCAACAGCAACCGGACGTGGGAGACGAAGACGAGACTGGGACAACGGTGGACGTCCACGAAAACGATCACGATGGAGAGATGTCGGTGGAAACTGGTGCGTCGACCGACGATCTCCTCGGGCAGCTCCAGGAGATTAAGGATAACAAAGAGTGA
- a CDS encoding DUF7557 family protein — protein sequence MSRTIELDDELATRIESHLEADETMEEFITELVAIYEQEGRFLHEGV from the coding sequence ATGAGCCGAACGATCGAACTCGACGACGAACTCGCCACGCGGATCGAAAGCCACCTCGAAGCGGACGAGACGATGGAGGAGTTCATCACGGAACTCGTCGCCATCTACGAACAGGAGGGTCGGTTCCTCCACGAAGGTGTGTAA
- a CDS encoding SPW repeat domain-containing protein has translation MSDTPADTPPSGEPSTDRDPGRETGRARGLNTDVMQWVSALAAIVGLLIVASPFVYEGVTDTAYWNNTLVGTGIFVLAGYNFYRMTRDQLASVAAASLAVLLGLWIVVSPFAIDMGSDALATSTTVAGIAVVALSGYNAYANSRAETPERAGTRA, from the coding sequence ATGAGCGATACACCAGCGGACACGCCGCCGAGCGGAGAACCGTCGACCGACCGCGATCCGGGACGAGAGACGGGTCGCGCTCGTGGGTTGAACACGGACGTGATGCAGTGGGTGAGCGCGCTTGCGGCCATCGTCGGGCTGTTGATCGTCGCGTCGCCGTTCGTCTACGAAGGCGTGACGGACACGGCCTACTGGAACAACACGCTGGTCGGGACCGGTATCTTCGTTCTGGCCGGCTACAACTTCTACCGGATGACGCGCGACCAGCTCGCGAGCGTCGCGGCGGCGTCGCTCGCCGTCCTGCTCGGGCTGTGGATCGTCGTCTCGCCGTTCGCGATCGACATGGGAAGCGACGCGCTCGCGACCAGTACGACGGTCGCGGGGATCGCCGTCGTGGCGCTCTCGGGGTACAACGCCTACGCCAACAGCCGGGCCGAGACCCCCGAACGTGCGGGCACACGAGCCTGA
- a CDS encoding ubiquitin-like small modifier protein 1 yields MELTLRFFATYREAVGTKELVREFDEESTVGDVLEALESEFEGLSGQLLADGSVRPQVNVLQNGRNVVHEEDVETRLESGDEVSVFPPVAGG; encoded by the coding sequence ATGGAACTTACGCTTCGCTTTTTCGCCACCTATCGCGAAGCCGTCGGGACGAAGGAACTCGTTCGCGAATTCGACGAGGAGTCGACCGTCGGCGACGTCCTGGAGGCGCTCGAATCGGAGTTCGAGGGACTCTCCGGGCAATTACTCGCAGACGGGAGCGTCAGGCCGCAGGTGAACGTTCTCCAGAACGGCCGCAACGTCGTCCACGAAGAGGACGTCGAGACTCGACTCGAGTCCGGCGACGAGGTGTCGGTGTTCCCGCCCGTCGCGGGCGGGTGA
- a CDS encoding histidine kinase, with amino-acid sequence MDSLRDAFDAVEARERTLSVYTDRESVVTELTRQFSTRAVRVEHQPFPAADEPGFLVVKDGDGQFRGAVGLDHLSTIISPETHPPWRIDADDRSTAPALDFLENTIFTSFERRQMLAVTREIEERAWRVGTGTLYVGFQNAAAFDAQVSVYDRIARERELTIRIFIDDDWYPMQAAVGERLEDSIDIVAEAGEEIGRFWFVLYGGGRSDLNASGLLAEERAEGSYYGFWTDEPDRVRSLINYLESTY; translated from the coding sequence ATGGACTCACTGCGTGACGCGTTCGACGCGGTCGAAGCTCGCGAACGCACGCTCAGTGTCTACACAGACCGCGAGTCGGTCGTCACCGAGCTAACACGACAGTTTTCGACTCGTGCCGTCCGCGTCGAACACCAACCGTTTCCGGCAGCCGACGAGCCGGGCTTTCTGGTCGTCAAAGATGGTGATGGGCAGTTCCGCGGGGCGGTCGGTCTCGATCACCTGTCGACGATCATTTCACCCGAAACCCATCCGCCGTGGCGCATCGACGCCGACGATCGATCGACGGCACCGGCCCTCGACTTTCTCGAAAACACGATCTTCACCTCCTTCGAACGGCGTCAAATGCTGGCCGTAACCCGAGAGATCGAAGAACGAGCGTGGCGGGTCGGAACGGGCACCCTGTACGTCGGATTTCAGAACGCGGCGGCCTTCGACGCACAGGTTTCGGTCTACGACAGAATCGCCAGAGAGCGGGAACTCACGATTCGTATCTTCATCGACGACGACTGGTACCCGATGCAGGCAGCCGTCGGTGAGAGACTAGAAGATTCGATCGACATCGTCGCCGAGGCGGGTGAGGAGATCGGTCGGTTCTGGTTCGTCCTCTACGGCGGCGGCCGCAGCGATCTTAACGCGTCCGGGCTACTCGCCGAAGAACGCGCCGAGGGGTCGTATTACGGCTTCTGGACGGACGAACCCGATCGGGTGAGATCGCTCATCAACTACCTCGAATCGACCTACTGA
- a CDS encoding cold-shock protein, which translates to MANGKVDFFNDTGGYGFISTDDEDDDVFFHMEDVGGPDLEEGTEIEFDIEQAPKGPRATNVVRN; encoded by the coding sequence ATGGCAAACGGTAAAGTTGATTTCTTCAACGACACAGGCGGCTACGGTTTCATTTCGACGGACGACGAGGACGATGACGTGTTCTTCCACATGGAAGACGTTGGCGGCCCCGACCTAGAGGAAGGAACTGAGATCGAATTCGATATCGAACAGGCCCCCAAAGGCCCCCGCGCGACGAACGTCGTCCGCAACTAA
- a CDS encoding aldehyde ferredoxin oxidoreductase family protein, with product MTDIGGFHDRVARIDLSTGDVAYESIDDEDARKYLGARGLGVKYVFEAGPDVDPLGPENPLVFMNGALTGTQVTMSGRIAVCTKSPLTGTVTDSHHGGWSGARLKWAGFDGLCFEGQADDPVYAYVEDGDVELRDASHLWGEGFHDARDALESEVGGTYGQDLSVMGIGPGAENEVRFGCIVNEDDRASGRGGTGCVMGSKNLKAVVVKATTDMPEPADPATFEEGHEQAMQAILESEITGPNEGGLSVYGTNVLMNITEEMDGLPTANARYTSTEAASEAYGVDLDAERVSGETVRGEILVDEPTCHSCPVACKKEVEVSYRHKGEEMNVRMESFEYEPAFSLGPNSMNDDKESIAVMIDRCNDLTIDAIETGNMLAMAMELTEADVLGGDDEYDVDGIDWGDDEAMIDVIEQIGRRDDVGDLLAEGASRVAERLDAGEHSLAVKGQTMPAYDPRCMKGMGIAYATSNRGACHLRAYTPAAEILGVPEKVDPYDWEGKGELTAAFQDLHAVSDSFDICKFNAFAEGIEEYVLQYNGMTGLDVTEDDLLKAGERIYTLERYYNNLAGFDGADDSLPARFLEGGTPGQGASEGEYCELEAMKREYYDHRGWVDGVVPDEKLAELEIDVGPGTGVSNGGSGEAVSDD from the coding sequence ATGACCGATATCGGCGGTTTTCACGACCGCGTCGCCAGGATCGACCTCTCAACGGGAGACGTCGCGTACGAGTCGATCGACGACGAAGACGCGAGAAAGTACCTCGGCGCTCGCGGGCTCGGCGTCAAATACGTCTTCGAGGCGGGTCCGGACGTCGATCCGCTCGGACCGGAGAACCCGCTCGTGTTCATGAACGGCGCGCTCACGGGGACGCAGGTGACGATGAGCGGGCGGATCGCCGTCTGCACGAAGTCCCCGTTGACGGGGACCGTCACCGACAGCCACCACGGCGGCTGGTCGGGAGCGCGCCTGAAGTGGGCCGGCTTCGACGGACTGTGCTTCGAGGGACAGGCCGACGACCCCGTCTACGCCTACGTCGAGGACGGCGACGTCGAGCTTCGCGACGCCTCCCACCTCTGGGGCGAGGGCTTTCACGACGCTCGCGACGCCCTCGAATCCGAGGTCGGTGGCACGTACGGCCAGGATCTGAGCGTGATGGGGATCGGCCCGGGCGCGGAGAACGAGGTCAGATTCGGCTGCATCGTCAACGAGGACGACCGGGCCTCGGGCCGGGGCGGCACCGGCTGCGTGATGGGCTCGAAGAACCTCAAGGCCGTCGTCGTGAAGGCGACGACCGACATGCCGGAACCCGCCGATCCGGCAACCTTCGAGGAGGGCCACGAGCAGGCGATGCAGGCGATTCTGGAGTCCGAGATCACCGGCCCGAACGAGGGCGGTCTCTCGGTGTACGGGACGAACGTTCTGATGAACATCACGGAGGAGATGGACGGTCTGCCGACGGCCAACGCCCGCTACACGAGCACCGAAGCGGCGAGCGAGGCGTACGGCGTCGACCTCGACGCCGAGCGCGTCTCAGGCGAAACCGTTCGGGGAGAGATCCTGGTCGACGAGCCGACCTGTCACTCCTGTCCCGTCGCCTGCAAGAAGGAAGTCGAGGTTAGCTATCGGCACAAGGGCGAGGAGATGAACGTCCGGATGGAGAGCTTCGAGTACGAACCCGCGTTCTCGCTTGGGCCGAACTCGATGAACGACGACAAGGAGTCGATCGCGGTGATGATCGACCGCTGTAACGACCTCACGATAGACGCCATCGAGACCGGGAACATGCTCGCGATGGCGATGGAGCTAACCGAGGCGGACGTACTCGGCGGTGACGACGAGTACGACGTCGACGGCATCGACTGGGGTGACGACGAGGCGATGATCGACGTCATCGAGCAGATCGGCCGCCGCGACGACGTCGGCGACCTGCTGGCGGAGGGAGCGAGCCGCGTCGCGGAGCGACTCGACGCGGGCGAGCACTCGCTCGCGGTCAAGGGCCAGACGATGCCGGCCTACGATCCACGCTGCATGAAGGGGATGGGAATCGCATACGCCACGTCGAACCGCGGCGCTTGCCACCTCCGGGCGTACACGCCGGCCGCGGAGATCCTCGGCGTTCCCGAAAAGGTGGATCCCTACGACTGGGAGGGAAAGGGCGAACTCACGGCGGCGTTTCAGGATCTCCACGCCGTCTCCGACAGCTTCGACATCTGCAAGTTCAACGCCTTCGCCGAGGGCATCGAAGAGTACGTCCTCCAGTACAACGGCATGACGGGCCTCGACGTTACCGAAGACGACCTGCTGAAAGCCGGCGAACGCATCTACACCCTCGAACGCTACTACAACAACCTCGCCGGCTTCGACGGTGCGGACGATTCCCTTCCAGCGCGCTTTCTGGAGGGTGGGACGCCCGGCCAGGGCGCCAGCGAGGGAGAGTACTGCGAACTAGAGGCGATGAAACGCGAGTACTACGACCACCGCGGCTGGGTCGATGGCGTCGTCCCGGACGAGAAACTCGCCGAACTGGAGATCGATGTCGGACCGGGAACCGGCGTCTCGAACGGCGGGTCGGGCGAAGCCGTCAGTGACGACTGA
- a CDS encoding ZIP family metal transporter, which produces MIETRFVELVGTDPVVHGLVGGIVIATFNLLGALLIVLWRDPSERALDGALGFAAGIMLAASFTSLIVPGIEIGGVGPVFVGFAIGVLALDRADRWIPHVHLVITGRRRIENEVVDDDRSNRATGRTAETSSRNVSAVILFVVAITLHNVPEGLAVGVAFGAEDLSIAIPLMIAIGIQNVPEGFAVSVAARNAGLGSLFYAAIVGIRAGLVEIPMAVFGAAAVQVATPLLPYAMGFAAGAMLFVISDEIVPETHARGHERIATLGTMAGIAIMVVLDVSLE; this is translated from the coding sequence ATGATCGAGACACGATTCGTCGAACTCGTCGGCACGGATCCCGTCGTCCACGGGCTGGTCGGCGGAATCGTCATCGCGACGTTCAACCTCCTCGGAGCACTGCTCATCGTGCTGTGGCGTGATCCGTCGGAGCGAGCCCTAGATGGAGCGCTCGGATTCGCAGCCGGGATCATGCTCGCGGCGAGTTTTACGAGCCTCATCGTACCCGGGATCGAGATCGGCGGCGTCGGTCCCGTCTTCGTCGGGTTCGCAATCGGCGTCCTCGCGCTCGATCGCGCCGATCGGTGGATTCCACACGTCCACCTCGTCATTACGGGACGCCGACGCATCGAGAACGAAGTCGTAGACGACGATCGGTCGAATCGAGCCACCGGGCGGACGGCCGAGACGTCGTCTCGGAACGTCTCCGCGGTGATCCTCTTCGTCGTCGCCATCACGCTCCACAACGTGCCGGAGGGGCTAGCCGTCGGCGTCGCCTTCGGTGCTGAGGACCTCTCGATTGCGATTCCGCTGATGATCGCGATCGGAATACAGAACGTCCCGGAGGGATTTGCCGTCTCGGTCGCCGCGCGGAACGCGGGACTCGGATCGCTCTTCTACGCGGCGATCGTGGGGATCAGAGCCGGGCTCGTAGAGATTCCAATGGCCGTCTTCGGTGCCGCAGCCGTTCAAGTAGCCACACCGTTGCTTCCCTACGCGATGGGGTTCGCCGCGGGGGCGATGTTGTTCGTCATTAGCGACGAAATCGTTCCGGAAACCCACGCACGTGGGCACGAACGGATTGCCACGCTGGGAACGATGGCGGGCATCGCTATCATGGTCGTCCTCGACGTTTCACTCGAGTGA
- a CDS encoding PAS domain-containing sensor histidine kinase: protein MTEEDGFSNSPVPEGETETATHHASLVNAVDDGIYRLDDEGRFVAVNDAIVETAGWTREELLGEHVSIAIEDDDARRLEREIRARLESGEDPNTTFSLAIETAWGTSLPSELRFSLLVDDGSFEGTVGVVRTVEDQDRSEHLPSIWETYDSISSVIDEADVGVFVLDDSFDVVWIDETTEEYFGIDSNDVIGRDKRTVIEGTIRDRMADPETFEETVLATYDDNTYVEQFECLMTAGADRRERWLEHRSKPIESGRYAGGRVELYYDITDRKESERARLESERRLRREYELTEQILDTSPVGIAVVHRDGSIVRANEHIGALLDPAVPEDGEPTETLPAMYDLDGEILPPDRRPIARALETGEPISGQEIFVEDGDGEQRWLSINVTPIGDERPPERVVAAVTEITDVKELAERRRRALEEREKELMGLQLATNLLETVDQPVESLLSEFVSILPQFFHNPDRTVARVSVGDHTATTRDDARYPAADRTDDSDPRILATSRTVDDAPIRIEISLVGETSAAETAEDAFMDEERELIEMLATLLKLHFDRRGYIDDLQESNERLEQFAYAASHDLQEPLRMVSSYLSLLERRYADELDDDAQEFIEYAVDGADRMRDMIEGLLAYSRVETRGEPMAPIDLGCVLNDVLDDLQLQVEETEASVEVDPMPRVEGDPAQLRQVFQNVLENAIEYHGDDSPRIDVTATRLDDRWRISIHDEGIGIRPDDHDRVFRVFQRLHSHEEHAGTGIGLALTRRIVERHGGEIWVDSEPGEGSTFHLTLPPVQE from the coding sequence ATGACCGAGGAGGACGGATTCTCGAACTCGCCCGTTCCTGAAGGCGAGACCGAGACCGCGACTCACCACGCGAGTCTAGTGAATGCCGTCGACGACGGCATCTACCGACTCGACGACGAGGGTCGGTTCGTCGCCGTCAACGACGCCATCGTCGAAACGGCGGGCTGGACCCGCGAAGAACTTCTCGGCGAGCACGTCTCGATCGCGATCGAGGACGACGATGCGCGCCGCCTCGAGCGAGAGATTCGGGCACGATTGGAATCGGGTGAAGATCCGAATACGACGTTCTCGCTGGCCATCGAAACCGCCTGGGGGACGTCCCTTCCCAGTGAACTCAGATTCAGCCTGCTCGTCGACGACGGTTCGTTCGAGGGCACGGTCGGTGTGGTTCGAACCGTCGAAGACCAGGATCGATCGGAGCACCTTCCGTCGATCTGGGAGACCTACGACTCGATCTCGTCGGTAATCGACGAGGCGGACGTCGGCGTCTTCGTTCTGGACGACTCGTTCGACGTGGTCTGGATCGACGAGACGACCGAGGAGTACTTCGGCATCGATTCGAACGACGTGATCGGTCGCGACAAGCGAACGGTGATCGAAGGGACCATTCGCGACCGCATGGCGGACCCCGAAACGTTCGAAGAGACCGTTCTCGCGACCTACGACGACAACACGTACGTCGAGCAGTTCGAGTGTCTGATGACGGCCGGCGCGGATCGGCGAGAGCGGTGGCTCGAACACCGATCGAAACCGATCGAATCGGGACGGTACGCGGGTGGGCGCGTCGAACTCTACTACGACATCACGGATCGAAAGGAGTCCGAACGGGCGCGTCTGGAGAGTGAACGGCGGTTACGACGCGAGTACGAACTGACCGAACAAATTCTCGATACCAGTCCGGTCGGGATCGCCGTGGTACACCGCGACGGCTCGATCGTCCGGGCGAACGAGCACATCGGCGCTCTCCTCGATCCGGCCGTACCCGAGGACGGAGAGCCTACCGAGACGCTGCCGGCTATGTACGATCTGGACGGTGAGATACTTCCGCCCGATCGTCGGCCGATCGCGAGAGCGTTAGAAACCGGCGAGCCGATATCGGGTCAGGAGATATTCGTCGAAGACGGCGACGGCGAGCAACGCTGGCTCTCGATAAACGTCACCCCGATCGGCGACGAACGTCCGCCCGAGCGAGTCGTGGCGGCGGTGACGGAGATCACCGACGTGAAAGAACTCGCCGAGCGCAGGCGGCGAGCACTCGAAGAACGTGAAAAGGAGCTGATGGGCCTGCAACTCGCGACCAATCTGCTCGAAACGGTCGATCAACCGGTCGAATCGCTTCTCTCCGAGTTCGTCTCGATACTTCCGCAGTTCTTTCACAATCCCGATCGAACCGTCGCGCGAGTCTCGGTCGGCGATCACACGGCGACCACGCGCGACGATGCACGGTACCCCGCCGCGGATCGAACGGACGATTCCGATCCTCGGATACTCGCGACGAGTCGAACCGTCGACGACGCGCCTATTCGGATCGAGATTTCGCTCGTCGGTGAAACTTCGGCCGCCGAGACGGCCGAAGACGCCTTCATGGACGAAGAGCGCGAGCTGATCGAGATGCTCGCGACGCTCCTGAAGCTTCACTTCGATCGGCGCGGCTACATCGATGACCTTCAGGAATCGAACGAACGGCTAGAGCAGTTCGCCTACGCCGCCAGTCACGACTTGCAGGAACCGCTCCGAATGGTCTCTAGCTACCTTTCGTTACTCGAGCGACGGTATGCGGACGAGCTCGACGACGACGCACAAGAGTTCATCGAGTACGCCGTCGACGGCGCCGACCGCATGCGCGACATGATCGAAGGGCTGCTGGCGTATTCCCGCGTCGAGACCCGAGGCGAACCCATGGCGCCGATCGACCTCGGGTGCGTTCTAAACGACGTCCTCGACGATCTCCAGTTACAGGTAGAAGAGACCGAAGCGTCGGTCGAGGTCGATCCGATGCCCCGCGTCGAGGGGGATCCAGCACAGCTCAGACAGGTGTTCCAGAACGTACTCGAGAACGCGATCGAGTATCACGGTGATGACTCGCCACGTATCGACGTAACTGCAACGCGGCTGGACGATCGCTGGCGCATTTCGATTCACGACGAGGGGATCGGCATCCGGCCGGACGACCACGATCGCGTCTTTCGCGTCTTCCAGCGATTGCACTCACACGAAGAACACGCCGGGACGGGTATCGGTCTCGCGCTCACTCGCCGCATCGTCGAGCGTCACGGCGGCGAAATCTGGGTCGACTCGGAACCCGGAGAGGGATCGACGTTTCACCTGACTCTCCCGCCAGTCCAGGAGTAG
- a CDS encoding universal stress protein: MYETILIPVEAGGRDESAISLGLDLASAFGATVHALTVVPAGTEPAGLDPEAAAELGSVSTEAGEEATATVDERADERGLESTAAVRDGVVYRTVLEYAADHDVDLIVMGARGQTERDKARLGRTTERVISLAEAPVLAVPPGGPTTLDRVVLATDGSDAAERAGEHGLELAAATDARVSVLYVVDSDTYDLNDAPRSIVGLLTEGGENAVEALAAAARDRGLAVDTSVRRGRPDESITAFADDRDALVVVGTSGRGGATDPILGATAERVLRRTTRPILTVN; this comes from the coding sequence ATGTACGAAACGATCCTCATCCCGGTGGAAGCCGGTGGTCGCGACGAGTCCGCCATCTCGCTCGGCCTCGACCTCGCTAGCGCGTTCGGGGCCACGGTTCACGCCCTCACGGTCGTCCCGGCGGGGACCGAACCCGCCGGGCTCGATCCCGAAGCCGCCGCCGAACTAGGGTCGGTCTCGACCGAAGCCGGCGAGGAGGCGACCGCAACCGTCGACGAACGCGCAGACGAACGGGGGCTGGAATCGACGGCTGCCGTCCGAGACGGCGTCGTCTACCGAACCGTGCTCGAGTACGCCGCCGATCACGACGTCGATCTGATCGTGATGGGAGCGCGGGGTCAGACCGAGCGGGACAAGGCTAGACTCGGTCGTACGACCGAGCGAGTCATCTCGCTCGCCGAGGCACCCGTCCTGGCCGTTCCACCGGGCGGACCGACGACGCTCGATCGTGTCGTCCTCGCGACCGACGGCAGCGACGCCGCAGAGCGCGCTGGGGAACACGGTCTCGAACTCGCCGCGGCGACAGACGCGAGGGTTTCGGTCCTGTACGTTGTCGACTCGGACACCTACGACTTGAACGACGCTCCGCGTAGCATCGTCGGCCTATTGACCGAGGGCGGTGAGAACGCCGTCGAGGCGCTCGCCGCGGCGGCCCGCGATCGCGGACTGGCCGTCGACACCAGCGTTCGTCGCGGTCGTCCCGACGAATCGATCACCGCGTTCGCCGACGATCGAGACGCGCTGGTCGTGGTCGGAACCAGCGGTCGCGGCGGGGCGACCGATCCGATTCTCGGGGCCACCGCTGAGCGGGTACTTCGTCGGACTACCCGTCCGATCCTCACTGTAAACTAG